Genomic segment of Sarcophilus harrisii chromosome 4, mSarHar1.11, whole genome shotgun sequence:
tttcttcattttgatGAAACTGTTCTTAGAAGTTACCTGTGATCCCTTAATTGCtgaatctaatgaccttttctcaattctcctATTTCTCTGTAGCAGTTTATATTTGTTTACCTTCTCTCCTGGCTACTCTTTCCATCCTAGGTTTTTAATTACACTgtgttttcttgattctcttgCTTGCCTAATCATTCCTCAAGGCTCTTTGGTAGGATCTTCTTCCAGATCAAACCAACAATATGTCCCCCAGAATTCTGTCCTGGGACCTCTTATTCTCTCCATACTATCTCAATTGAGGATCTTGAGGTTCATGGGTTCATCTCTACatagatgataattttttttttcttgtgaggcaactggggttaagtaacttgcctagaagCACacaagctaataagtgttaagtgtctgagtctagatttgaactcagatcttcttgactccatggccaatgctctatccactgcagcatctAACTCCCCATATGTAGATGATTCTAGCCAGCCTTAGTCTCTTTCCTGAGCTCCAGTTCCATAATCACCACCTACCTTTTGAATATTTCACGCTGGTTATCCTGTAGTTATATTAAACTCAGCAttaccatttctttttaatattattgtccttgtataaattgtttttagttttctcttcattctgcatcagttcaaagaaggaatggtttatcatttcttatagtacaatattattccattacattcagatgcggtaatttgtttagccattcattACCTAATAAATGGGCACTTCTGTTGTTTACACTTTGGGGCTATTATGAAAAAAAGCTACTATATTTTTGTATACGCGTgcacttttccatttctttcatttgtattGCATATAGCACATTGTGAAACATATGGTAAGTTATAAATATCTCTGAACATTGTCCTTTGTGTCCAATCTAAACACTTCAGTCCAAGCTTCAAGATCCTACCATGTAATGGCTTACCCCAGTTCCTCTTTTTCTACTAGTCTATGTCATCCTGTCATTCCACTCCTTCAAAACCCAGTTCAAAATTCACATCCTccaagaagccttccctgattagCCTTgttttgggtaaaaaaaaaattctattgctACATATTTATCTTGAATTAAAATTGTGTCATTTTATCCTTGCTAatagtgttttgtcatttcttcctaTATGATTTAATTTCCCAACTATATAATAAATtccacaaaaaaatagaaatgcattTTGAGATTCCAAGGCTGAAGATTTTTGTGTGGAATCTTTCTTTTTGTGTAGGTCTCTGCACATCATGGATTGAATCTTATCAATTGTTATTGGGAGTATAAGAGAAAGATGGTAAAGCCTATGAAAGgatcctctctctcctcccctaatCTTATCAAGTATGTATCTTTATCTAGGTATGGATGGGACAGTGAGTGGCTGGGAGGAGGCCAAGATCAACAGCACCAGTCCACTGAGATATGATGCCAAGAGTGCAGAATTTACAGTGACCAGGGCTGGCCTCTATTATCTGTACTGTCAGGTGAGATCCCTTATGGGAAACAAAACTtaagatgaaaatgatggggaggggagggaaggaagaagccaaagacagaaaaagaatgaaatcatggGAACAATGCCCAAGTTGCTGTAATGCTCAGGTGGAGGTAGACCTCATGGGAAGCTTAAGGTCTGGATTGCTTCTGCACTCTTtgtcttcttatatctcttcctAGGTACACTTTGATGAGGGGAAGGCGGTTTATCTGAAGCTGGACTTGCTTGTGGATGGTTCTTTGGCTCTGCGTTGCCTCGAAGAGTTCTCAGCTACAGTAGCCAGCTCTCCAGGCCCACAGCTCAGGCTCTGCCAAGTGTCAGGGCTACTGCTCCTTCGACCAGGAGTCTCCCTGAAGATCCGAACTCTCCCTTCAGCACACCTCAAGGCTGCCCCCTTCCTTACCTACTTTGGACTTTTTCAAGTGCAGTGATGCTTCTTGACCCCAAGACTGCTTTCCCAAACTTCAGGCAAagctccatccttccttcttcttgtCCTCCCACAAATAACACTGTTCCTCTCTTATCAAGCTCTATAGCTTTGTCTTTCCCTCTCCTAATTCCTCATAACAATGCCCTTCCTAgccataatttcttataattcaGATTCTCCCATCTCCAGGCTTTCAGTAATTAATTTGTGTCCATATTTTTATCAGTTACTTCCAAagcattttcaacatttatcctacCACTGATCTCtcctgtcttttccctttctccaagacctcctccccctttccttatCTCTACTGCTCAGTTCTGGTCCTCTGTTGACCCACTAACTCATActgcttccctctttctcccataTTTCTACCCCTTAGTTCCAGTTTTGGATGCCTTAACCTTTTATTCTATGTTGCTTTCCTCATGGAAACAATGTGTCTGGAAAAGCCTAAATGCCTGGATGGGGCCCTGGAAAACCTACTTCTCACAAAGGGGTACTGGACCAGAAAAGCAGAGAGACTggaatggggtgggggaaagcTAAGGAGATTTGTGGGGAGATAGGGTGGGTTCCATAATTGATGGGTAGAAGATAAAGATTATTCTCTTCCTTGCTAAAATCcctgtggatttttttaaaaagttatttttattattgaaatgaattgttGATAATGgatattaaaaag
This window contains:
- the LOC111720637 gene encoding tumor necrosis factor ligand superfamily member 12-like isoform X2, with the translated sequence MATRRSQRRKGRRGVLGTALLPTLVLALGLSLACFGLLLMVISLGTQASPFSQDPAQQDREEEKEAEAVMQMISQSQNLAPILKRRVRLSRAVKGSKFRTRKVNAAHYEGMDGTVSGWEEAKINSTSPLRYDAKSAEFTVTRAGLYYLYCQVHFDEGKAVYLKLDLLVDGSLALRCLEEFSATVASSPGPQLRLCQVSGLLLLRPGVSLKIRTLPSAHLKAAPFLTYFGLFQVQ
- the LOC111720637 gene encoding tumor necrosis factor ligand superfamily member 12-like isoform X1 produces the protein MATRRSQRRKGRRGVLGTALLPTLVLALGLSLACFGLLLMVISLGTQASPFSQDPAQQDREEEKEAEAVMQMISQSQNLAPILKRRVRLSRAVKGSKFRTRKVNAAHYEVRAMDGAQAGMDGTVSGWEEAKINSTSPLRYDAKSAEFTVTRAGLYYLYCQVHFDEGKAVYLKLDLLVDGSLALRCLEEFSATVASSPGPQLRLCQVSGLLLLRPGVSLKIRTLPSAHLKAAPFLTYFGLFQVQ